A genomic region of Vitreoscilla filiformis contains the following coding sequences:
- a CDS encoding ATP-binding cassette domain-containing protein, translating to MSDEVLSLRTLGWRWPGATEPVFDGVNMALKAGEHVLLQGESGCGKSTLLALAAGVRVAGPGQVSLLGQDWHALPSVQRDRRRADHIGCIFQQFNLLPYLSVLDNVLLPCHFSTVRAQRAGASAAQRQARAQALLEALQLAPALWARSAAQLSVGQQQRVAAARAFLGAPELVLADEPTSALDEARRDQFMALLLTVCREAGSALLLVSHDSRLAVHCHRTVRWSALQSGAVPSLGGT from the coding sequence ATGTCGGATGAGGTGTTGTCGCTGCGGACGTTGGGGTGGCGTTGGCCAGGCGCCACCGAGCCGGTGTTTGACGGGGTGAACATGGCCTTGAAGGCGGGTGAACACGTTTTGCTGCAAGGCGAGAGCGGCTGCGGAAAAAGCACGCTGCTGGCTTTGGCGGCGGGGGTACGGGTGGCCGGGCCGGGGCAGGTGTCGCTGCTGGGGCAGGATTGGCACGCGCTGCCCTCGGTGCAGCGCGACCGGCGCCGGGCCGATCACATTGGCTGCATTTTTCAGCAGTTCAACCTGTTGCCTTACCTGAGCGTGCTGGACAACGTGCTGCTGCCTTGCCACTTTTCCACCGTGCGTGCCCAGCGTGCCGGGGCCAGCGCGGCGCAGCGTCAGGCACGGGCGCAGGCGTTGCTGGAAGCGTTGCAGTTGGCGCCGGCGCTGTGGGCCCGTTCGGCGGCGCAGTTGTCGGTTGGGCAGCAGCAGCGGGTGGCGGCGGCACGGGCGTTTCTGGGTGCGCCCGAGCTGGTGCTGGCCGATGAACCCACCTCGGCGCTGGACGAGGCGCGGCGCGATCAGTTCATGGCCTTGCTGCTCACCGTGTGCCGCGAGGCCGGCAGCGCGCTGCTGCTGGTGAGCCACGACAGCCGTTTGGCGGTGCATTGCCACCGCACCGTGCGCTGGTCGGCGCTTCAGTCGGGGGCGGTGCCCTCATTGGGGGGCACATGA
- a CDS encoding ZrgA family zinc uptake protein yields MSAFLLNGLRCVGLVAGLVPALGWAQAHAAHTHGQARLEIAQDGRALVLNLTLPLDTAVGFERAPRTAAERQRAEQALTRLRLREGGFQPDIAAMCQAREPQLAVGPLGASASAQAHDDHADIEVRYHFECAQPERLHTLATDVFNAWTRLQVLEVQVATPRGQWRQSLRRPERSIRLTR; encoded by the coding sequence ATGTCTGCTTTCTTGCTGAACGGTTTGCGTTGCGTCGGGCTGGTGGCTGGGTTGGTGCCGGCGCTGGGCTGGGCCCAAGCGCACGCGGCCCACACCCACGGCCAAGCGCGTTTGGAGATCGCCCAAGACGGTCGCGCCCTGGTGCTGAACCTGACCTTGCCGTTGGACACCGCCGTGGGTTTTGAGCGTGCCCCGCGCACCGCTGCCGAACGTCAGCGGGCCGAACAAGCCCTGACCCGCTTGCGCCTGCGCGAAGGCGGCTTCCAACCCGATATAGCGGCGATGTGCCAAGCGCGAGAGCCGCAACTGGCGGTCGGCCCGCTTGGCGCCTCTGCATCGGCGCAGGCACACGACGACCACGCGGACATTGAGGTGCGTTACCACTTCGAATGCGCCCAACCCGAGCGGCTGCACACCTTGGCAACCGATGTGTTCAACGCTTGGACGCGCTTGCAGGTGTTGGAGGTGCAAGTCGCCACCCCTCGCGGACAGTGGCGCCAGAGCCTGCGCCGTCCGGAGCGCAGCATTCGCCTGACGCGCTGA
- a CDS encoding metal ABC transporter solute-binding protein, Zn/Mn family has product MSQPFSSARRAGLRALGAGVWGGVVVLPTPLWAAPPARLVASFSIVADVCRELLPPEVEVITLVSANADAHVFEPSAADGRRLAQADVVVINGLGFEGWMTRLIQVSGYKGLLVVAAGEETPASATAPAHRHGAHDHGHAGPDPHIWQDLGLMRVAIGRIAAALIARWPAQAGAITQRRDAYLVRLSQLDQHVRAWLAQVPREQRRAITSHDAFGRFGAAYGVEFLAPQGWSTHSEPSAAAVGRLIRQIRQQRIRALFVENISDRRLIQRIAQESGAQVGGTLYSDALSAPGGPADTYLRLFEHNARTIAQALGATVSP; this is encoded by the coding sequence ATGAGCCAGCCTTTTTCTTCCGCCCGTCGTGCGGGCTTGCGGGCGCTGGGCGCCGGGGTGTGGGGCGGTGTGGTGGTGTTGCCCACGCCCCTCTGGGCGGCGCCGCCGGCACGTCTGGTGGCGAGTTTTTCCATCGTGGCTGACGTGTGCCGCGAGTTGCTGCCGCCTGAGGTCGAGGTCATCACCCTGGTGTCGGCCAACGCCGATGCGCACGTGTTCGAACCTTCGGCTGCTGACGGTCGCCGCTTGGCCCAGGCCGATGTGGTGGTGATCAACGGCTTGGGCTTTGAGGGCTGGATGACACGGTTGATCCAGGTGTCAGGCTACAAAGGGCTGCTGGTGGTGGCTGCGGGTGAGGAGACCCCGGCATCGGCCACAGCACCGGCCCATCGGCATGGCGCACATGACCACGGCCACGCCGGCCCCGATCCCCACATCTGGCAAGACCTGGGGTTGATGCGGGTGGCTATTGGGCGCATCGCGGCGGCGTTGATCGCTCGTTGGCCGGCGCAGGCTGGGGCCATCACCCAGCGCCGCGATGCGTACCTCGTCCGTTTGAGTCAACTGGATCAGCACGTGCGGGCTTGGTTGGCCCAAGTGCCGCGTGAACAGCGCCGCGCCATCACCTCGCACGATGCGTTTGGGCGGTTTGGGGCCGCGTACGGGGTCGAATTTTTGGCACCGCAGGGCTGGAGCACCCACAGCGAACCTTCGGCAGCGGCGGTGGGGCGGTTGATTCGCCAAATCCGCCAGCAGCGCATCCGGGCTTTGTTTGTGGAAAACATCAGCGATCGGCGTTTGATTCAGCGTATCGCCCAAGAGTCCGGTGCGCAGGTGGGGGGGACGTTGTATTCGGATGCCCTGTCCGCGCCGGGTGGCCCCGCCGACACCTACTTGCGTTTGTTCGAGCACAACGCCCGCACCATCGCTCAGGCCCTGGGCGCGACGGTGTCCCCTTGA
- a CDS encoding metal ABC transporter permease yields MNVLAVLNDLLIAPFVEFGFMRRALVASLALALGSGPIGCWLVLRRMSLVGDAMAHAVLPGAAVGFALAGLSLPAMSLGGAVAALTVALAAGFITRSTPQREDASMAALYLIALALGVVLVSMHGSQVDLMRLLFGSVLAVDDAALLQIATVSSVTLWALALMYRPLVLESFDPGFLRSVGGPGAWVHAGFLVLLVANLVSAFQAMGTLMAVGLMMLPAATARFWVASLPAMAAVASALGALAGLAGLLLSYHTELPSGPCIVLVCGAVYLLSVLFGWRDGILPRRWRVRHHLRA; encoded by the coding sequence ATGAACGTGTTGGCTGTGTTGAACGATCTGTTGATCGCCCCCTTTGTCGAGTTCGGTTTCATGCGCCGGGCGCTGGTGGCCTCGCTGGCTTTGGCCCTGGGCAGTGGCCCGATTGGCTGCTGGTTGGTGTTACGGCGCATGAGTTTGGTGGGCGATGCCATGGCCCATGCGGTGCTGCCGGGCGCGGCGGTTGGGTTTGCGTTGGCGGGGTTGTCGCTGCCGGCGATGAGCCTCGGAGGGGCTGTGGCGGCACTCACCGTCGCGTTGGCCGCCGGGTTCATCACCCGCAGCACCCCGCAGCGGGAGGACGCGAGCATGGCGGCGCTCTACCTCATCGCCTTGGCGCTGGGGGTGGTGTTGGTGTCGATGCACGGCAGCCAGGTGGATCTCATGCGGCTGCTGTTTGGCAGCGTGCTGGCCGTGGACGATGCTGCCTTGCTGCAAATCGCCACTGTGAGCAGCGTGACGTTGTGGGCCTTGGCGCTGATGTACCGCCCCCTGGTGTTAGAGAGTTTTGACCCCGGTTTTTTGCGCAGCGTCGGTGGGCCGGGAGCCTGGGTTCATGCCGGGTTTTTGGTGCTGTTGGTGGCCAACTTGGTCAGTGCTTTTCAGGCCATGGGCACGCTCATGGCAGTGGGGCTGATGATGCTGCCTGCGGCCACCGCACGGTTTTGGGTGGCGAGCCTGCCAGCCATGGCCGCCGTGGCCAGCGCCTTGGGCGCCTTGGCCGGGCTGGCGGGTTTGCTGCTGAGTTATCACACCGAACTGCCTTCGGGCCCGTGCATCGTGTTGGTGTGCGGGGCGGTGTATCTGCTGTCGGTGCTGTTCGGGTGGCGCGATGGCATCCTGCCGCGCCGTTGGCGCGTTCGGCATCATTTGCGAGCTTGA
- a CDS encoding metal ABC transporter ATP-binding protein: protein MVNALTVRDLTVSYRGHPAVHHLNGALAFGSFTAVVGPNGAGKSSLLGALAGLLPYQGHIERPHPAPRVAYLPQAAALDRTFPVQVHEVVASGLWWRTGWWGGLRIAEHHHVRDALARVGLSGFERRWLGELSVGQVQRVLFARVLVQDAGLILLDEPFNAVDARTTTDLLDLLEPWRQEGRTLVAVLHDLNQVRAHFDQCLLLARECIAWGPTAEVLSPEHLERARHMARSWDESAPLCEGVRS, encoded by the coding sequence GTGGTGAATGCCCTGACGGTGCGCGATTTGACGGTGTCTTACCGAGGTCACCCAGCCGTGCATCACTTGAATGGCGCTTTGGCGTTTGGCAGCTTCACGGCTGTGGTGGGTCCCAACGGTGCGGGCAAGAGCAGCCTGCTGGGCGCTTTGGCGGGGCTGCTGCCTTATCAAGGTCACATTGAACGCCCTCATCCAGCGCCTCGCGTGGCTTATCTGCCCCAAGCGGCTGCGCTGGATCGAACGTTTCCCGTGCAAGTGCATGAAGTGGTGGCCAGCGGCTTGTGGTGGCGCACAGGGTGGTGGGGCGGACTGCGGATCGCCGAACACCACCATGTGCGCGATGCCTTGGCCCGCGTCGGTTTGAGCGGCTTTGAGCGGCGTTGGTTGGGAGAGTTGTCGGTCGGCCAAGTGCAGCGTGTGCTGTTTGCCCGTGTGTTGGTGCAAGACGCTGGGCTGATTTTGCTGGACGAGCCCTTCAACGCGGTGGATGCTCGCACCACCACCGACCTGCTGGATTTGCTCGAACCCTGGCGGCAAGAAGGCCGTACGTTGGTGGCCGTGCTGCACGACCTGAATCAGGTGCGAGCGCACTTCGACCAATGTTTGTTGCTGGCGCGCGAGTGCATCGCTTGGGGGCCCACTGCCGAAGTGTTGAGCCCCGAACACTTGGAGCGCGCCCGCCACATGGCCCGGAGCTGGGACGAATCCGCTCCCTTGTGCGAGGGCGTGCGTTCATGA
- a CDS encoding Fur family transcriptional regulator: MERNTRQRSAIQQAISQAQRPLLPQEVLDAAQQHVPGLGMATVYRNLKTLVEEGELRTVSLPGENPRFELACTAHHHHFQCMTCQRVFDVHACPGDLSHLAPPGFQVEAHELILYGRCQACARP, encoded by the coding sequence ATGGAACGCAACACACGGCAGCGCAGCGCCATTCAACAAGCGATTTCCCAAGCCCAGCGGCCATTGCTACCGCAAGAGGTCTTGGATGCAGCACAACAACACGTGCCAGGTTTGGGCATGGCCACGGTGTATCGCAACCTCAAGACCTTGGTCGAGGAGGGCGAGTTGCGCACCGTCAGCCTGCCTGGCGAGAACCCCCGCTTTGAGCTGGCTTGTACAGCGCACCACCACCATTTCCAGTGCATGACCTGCCAACGAGTGTTCGACGTCCATGCATGCCCAGGGGACTTGTCGCACTTGGCCCCACCGGGCTTTCAAGTGGAAGCCCACGAGCTGATCCTGTATGGACGCTGCCAAGCGTGCGCCCGCCCGTGA
- a CDS encoding pseudouridine synthase: MKDIHKPAPKQGVNPCVVQIPPRRGGVPVHNIVDFLCERLPLVSRAQWLARLAAGGVLNAQGRPVAAQDPCPPGSWLWYWREVDEEPDIPFEAPVLFRDEHLVVADKPHFLPMTPKGRYARHTLLARLQATLGLDTLVPIHRLDRETAGVVVLCVRPQDRAAYQQLFRQRQVRKVYEAMAPWRSGCPWPQERHSRIVESPTHFMQRVEAPGEPNAHTTIELLAHDTHWGHYRLHPHTGQTHQLRVHMNALGLPLCGDRIYPLLQPEPPAGAAPDFSTPLQLLARRIEFTDPITGQVRTFSSQRTLQSFSDLYTVYTL, from the coding sequence ATGAAAGATATCCACAAGCCGGCGCCCAAGCAAGGGGTCAATCCTTGTGTGGTGCAGATTCCCCCGCGCCGGGGTGGCGTGCCTGTGCATAACATTGTGGATTTCTTGTGCGAACGCTTGCCCTTGGTTTCCAGGGCCCAATGGTTGGCGCGTTTAGCCGCAGGCGGCGTGTTGAATGCCCAGGGGCGTCCGGTGGCAGCGCAGGATCCCTGCCCTCCCGGTTCTTGGCTGTGGTACTGGCGAGAAGTCGACGAAGAGCCGGACATCCCTTTCGAGGCCCCGGTGTTGTTTCGCGATGAGCACCTGGTGGTGGCCGATAAGCCTCACTTCTTGCCCATGACACCCAAGGGCCGTTATGCCCGTCACACCTTGCTGGCGCGGTTACAGGCGACGCTGGGGCTGGACACGCTCGTGCCCATCCACCGACTCGATCGTGAAACCGCTGGGGTGGTGGTGCTGTGTGTGCGTCCGCAAGATCGGGCGGCCTATCAGCAGTTGTTTCGGCAGCGGCAGGTGCGCAAGGTGTATGAAGCCATGGCGCCTTGGCGCTCCGGGTGTCCTTGGCCACAGGAGCGGCATTCGCGCATCGTTGAATCTCCCACGCACTTCATGCAGCGGGTGGAAGCCCCGGGCGAACCCAATGCCCACACCACGATCGAGCTGCTGGCGCACGACACGCACTGGGGCCACTACCGCTTGCATCCCCACACCGGGCAGACCCACCAATTGCGGGTTCACATGAACGCTTTGGGCTTGCCGCTGTGTGGGGATCGCATTTACCCCCTCTTGCAGCCCGAACCCCCCGCTGGAGCGGCGCCGGACTTCTCCACCCCGCTGCAACTCCTGGCGCGCCGCATTGAATTCACCGATCCGATCACGGGGCAAGTGCGTACGTTCAGCAGCCAGCGGACGCTCCAATCATTTTCTGATTTGTATACGGTGTATACGTTATGA
- a CDS encoding vWA domain-containing protein — protein sequence MAKPSHSAQARAEQAFDEGWSLVRQHPMFNGITGRLYAWQRTPGGHDPGVPRDGWLVAQLPDRLYAHPTRLAEPAEWAFVLAHGALYFGLERYTTDKGDWPAWCAACDIGIVRLLHTLKLGRAPAHAHLPEGLPNWDEDRWYQQFCEEGVPDWAANLSPAGPSATGMLPPEQAAAPTSRLTLYTRHQNWGALLAEGIARAVQASLEAVNASGVAQRATPARPALSLATERARSWFISSFPLLGAMVSSFEFIEEAGICQREEIPVAAVDEVARTIYLNPGAGLTEEERRFVIGHEVLHVALRHLGRRRGRDPFLWNVACDFVINAWLIEMGVGTAPAIGLLHDPQLDGLSAESIYDRITTDLRRARKLRTLAGAQGDMLERRLPGSPPLGPATDLDAFYKDALAKGLALHQQQGRGLLPAGLLEEITALLQPVIPWDVKLAQWFDHHFPPLERQRSYARPSRRQASTPDIPRPRWVLDARWLSARTFGVVLDTSGSMDRQLLARALGAIASYAAAHDVPAARVVFCDAAAHDAGYLPPEHIAGRVQVKGRGGTVLQPGVDLLETAPDFPPDGPILVITDGACDALVIRRAHAFLLPAGRRLPFHATGEIFHLS from the coding sequence ATGGCCAAGCCCTCGCACAGTGCCCAAGCGCGGGCCGAACAAGCGTTTGACGAAGGCTGGTCGCTGGTGCGCCAGCACCCGATGTTCAACGGCATCACCGGTCGGCTGTACGCCTGGCAGCGCACCCCCGGCGGCCATGACCCCGGCGTGCCACGCGACGGCTGGCTGGTGGCCCAACTGCCCGACCGGCTCTACGCCCACCCCACCCGCCTGGCCGAACCCGCCGAATGGGCGTTTGTGCTGGCGCACGGCGCGCTCTACTTCGGCCTGGAGCGCTACACCACTGACAAGGGCGATTGGCCCGCCTGGTGCGCCGCGTGCGACATCGGCATCGTGCGCCTGTTGCACACCCTCAAGCTGGGCCGCGCCCCCGCACACGCCCACCTGCCCGAAGGCCTGCCCAATTGGGACGAAGACCGCTGGTACCAGCAATTTTGCGAAGAAGGCGTGCCCGATTGGGCCGCCAACTTGAGCCCCGCCGGCCCAAGCGCCACTGGGATGCTGCCGCCCGAACAAGCCGCCGCGCCCACCTCGCGCCTCACGCTTTACACCCGCCACCAGAACTGGGGTGCTTTGCTGGCCGAAGGCATCGCCCGGGCGGTGCAAGCCTCGCTGGAAGCGGTCAACGCCAGCGGCGTGGCGCAGCGGGCGACGCCCGCGCGACCGGCCCTCAGCCTCGCCACCGAGCGGGCGCGCAGTTGGTTCATCAGCAGTTTTCCGCTGTTGGGCGCCATGGTGAGCAGTTTCGAGTTCATCGAAGAGGCCGGCATTTGTCAGCGGGAAGAGATCCCCGTGGCAGCGGTGGACGAGGTGGCGCGCACCATCTACCTCAACCCCGGCGCCGGGTTGACCGAGGAGGAACGGCGCTTCGTCATCGGCCACGAGGTGCTGCACGTCGCCCTGCGCCACCTGGGCCGCCGACGTGGGCGTGATCCGTTCTTGTGGAACGTGGCCTGCGATTTCGTCATCAACGCTTGGTTGATCGAGATGGGCGTCGGCACGGCGCCGGCCATCGGCCTGCTGCACGATCCGCAGTTGGACGGCCTGTCCGCCGAAAGCATCTACGACCGCATCACCACCGACCTGCGCCGTGCCCGCAAACTGCGCACCCTCGCCGGCGCCCAAGGCGACATGCTGGAGCGCCGCCTGCCCGGCAGCCCGCCACTGGGCCCCGCCACCGACCTGGACGCCTTCTACAAAGACGCCCTGGCCAAGGGCCTGGCGCTGCACCAGCAGCAAGGGCGCGGCCTGCTGCCCGCTGGCTTGCTGGAAGAAATTACCGCGCTGCTGCAACCCGTCATCCCCTGGGATGTGAAGCTGGCGCAGTGGTTTGATCACCATTTCCCGCCGCTGGAGCGCCAACGCAGCTACGCCCGCCCGAGTCGGCGCCAGGCCAGCACGCCGGACATCCCGCGCCCGCGCTGGGTGTTGGATGCGCGCTGGCTCTCGGCCCGCACCTTCGGCGTGGTGCTGGACACCTCGGGTTCGATGGATCGCCAGTTGTTGGCGCGTGCCCTGGGTGCCATTGCCAGCTACGCCGCCGCACACGATGTGCCCGCCGCCCGCGTGGTGTTCTGCGACGCCGCCGCGCACGACGCCGGCTACCTGCCGCCCGAGCACATTGCCGGTCGGGTGCAAGTGAAAGGACGGGGCGGCACCGTGCTGCAACCGGGCGTTGATCTGCTCGAAACCGCGCCCGACTTTCCACCCGATGGCCCCATCCTCGTCATCACCGACGGGGCCTGCGACGCACTGGTCATCCGCCGCGCCCATGCGTTTTTACTGCCAGCCGGGCGCCGGCTGCCGTTTCACGCCACGGGTGAGATTTTTCATCTCAGTTGA
- a CDS encoding AAA family ATPase, translating into MQAAHTLTPSQLSEFLLQVATVRPVFIWGPPGIGKSALVQQFAADVGLDCVSLLGSQLAPEDLIGVPQIEAGVSRFCPPSMIARQAPYCLFLDELNACSQEVQKAFYSLIHERRIGDYRLPEGSIVIGAGNRAQDAAIVKPMSSALINRMVHVQLRVSASEWLAWAKAHGLHPLVIEYLEQRPDHLWSPPPKHEEPFSTPRTWHMLSDALHAWGESLPPVGAEALAMGCLSPNHAAQFKAFGKLAGDRHRLDAILKGDARWPHEPHDRDLLYFLTQAFRARLIKQLPEDRRALSGDVQTFVHRAKALLKDLAQISLEMARLVVAPAEAGTEEAALPGWFLVEVIRDLPRLAAQGNG; encoded by the coding sequence ATGCAAGCCGCCCACACCCTCACGCCCTCGCAACTGAGCGAATTTCTGCTGCAAGTCGCCACCGTGCGCCCGGTGTTCATTTGGGGGCCACCGGGCATTGGCAAATCGGCCTTGGTGCAGCAGTTTGCAGCCGATGTCGGGCTGGATTGCGTTTCGCTGCTGGGCAGCCAGCTCGCCCCGGAAGATTTGATCGGCGTGCCGCAAATCGAAGCGGGGGTGAGCCGCTTTTGCCCGCCGTCGATGATTGCCCGGCAGGCGCCGTATTGCCTCTTTCTGGACGAGCTGAACGCCTGCTCGCAGGAAGTGCAAAAAGCGTTTTACAGCCTGATTCACGAGCGCCGCATCGGCGACTACCGCTTGCCCGAAGGCTCCATCGTCATCGGCGCGGGCAACCGGGCGCAGGATGCGGCCATCGTTAAACCGATGTCCTCGGCGCTCATCAACCGGATGGTGCATGTGCAGTTGCGCGTGTCGGCCTCGGAGTGGCTGGCCTGGGCCAAGGCACACGGCCTGCACCCGCTGGTGATCGAATACTTGGAACAGCGTCCGGATCACCTCTGGAGCCCGCCGCCCAAGCACGAGGAGCCGTTTTCCACCCCGCGCACCTGGCACATGTTGAGCGACGCCCTGCACGCTTGGGGCGAGAGCCTCCCGCCCGTGGGCGCCGAAGCACTGGCCATGGGGTGCCTCAGCCCGAACCATGCCGCGCAGTTCAAAGCGTTTGGCAAGCTGGCGGGCGATCGTCACCGGCTCGATGCCATCTTGAAGGGCGACGCCCGCTGGCCGCACGAGCCGCACGACCGGGACTTGCTCTACTTCCTCACCCAAGCCTTCCGCGCCCGGCTCATCAAGCAGTTGCCGGAGGATCGCCGTGCCCTGAGTGGTGATGTGCAAACCTTCGTCCACCGCGCCAAAGCCCTGCTGAAGGACTTGGCGCAAATCAGCCTGGAGATGGCCCGCTTGGTGGTGGCCCCCGCCGAGGCCGGCACCGAGGAGGCAGCGCTACCGGGCTGGTTCTTGGTGGAAGTCATCCGGGATTTGCCGCGTTTGGCCGCCCAAGGCAACGGCTGA
- a CDS encoding sensor domain-containing diguanylate cyclase, which yields MDVPVARLVSTLPAGRFEDTTRAVLAFLRQRFGFDLWMLTRTEGDDWIVLHCEDHGYGMRPGTVLRWSDSFCMRMVAGQGPHIAPCAAQVPAYASAPIGQQVPIQAYVGLPLWLADGALFGTLCAIDPHEQPAALQQEQPLLELLAQLLSAVLQLELHATEATRRAERLHIESLTDGLTGLYNRRAWQQLMQAEEERCRCYGVPAVVITLDLDDLKRINDTQGHAAGDRLIQRTAETLRQAVRTGDVVARLGGDEFGILCATCDRDTGESLQVRCQTALAAEGIRASIGHAVRHPSHDLIAAWESADQRMYAMKRQR from the coding sequence GTGGATGTTCCCGTTGCACGGCTGGTCAGTACGCTGCCCGCTGGCCGTTTCGAGGACACAACCCGGGCGGTGCTGGCGTTTCTGCGCCAACGCTTCGGGTTTGATTTGTGGATGTTGACCCGCACCGAGGGCGACGATTGGATCGTGCTGCACTGCGAAGACCATGGCTACGGCATGCGCCCCGGCACGGTGCTGCGCTGGAGTGACTCGTTTTGCATGCGCATGGTGGCGGGCCAAGGGCCGCACATCGCGCCCTGCGCGGCACAGGTGCCCGCGTATGCCAGCGCGCCGATTGGCCAGCAGGTGCCGATTCAAGCCTACGTCGGTTTGCCGTTGTGGTTGGCCGACGGCGCCTTGTTCGGCACGCTGTGTGCCATCGATCCCCACGAGCAACCCGCCGCGCTCCAACAAGAGCAACCGCTGCTGGAGCTGCTGGCCCAATTGCTGAGTGCGGTGCTGCAATTGGAACTGCACGCCACCGAAGCGACCCGCCGCGCCGAACGCCTGCACATTGAGTCCCTCACCGATGGGCTGACGGGCCTGTACAACCGCCGCGCTTGGCAGCAACTGATGCAGGCCGAGGAAGAACGGTGCCGCTGCTACGGCGTGCCGGCGGTGGTCATCACCCTCGATCTGGACGACCTCAAGCGCATCAACGACACCCAAGGCCATGCCGCTGGCGATCGGCTGATCCAACGCACCGCCGAAACCCTGCGCCAAGCCGTGCGCACGGGCGACGTGGTGGCCCGGCTGGGGGGCGATGAGTTTGGCATCCTGTGTGCGACCTGTGACCGTGATACTGGCGAATCCCTGCAAGTCCGCTGCCAAACGGCCTTGGCGGCGGAGGGCATCCGCGCCAGCATCGGCCACGCTGTGCGCCACCCCTCGCACGACCTGATTGCCGCCTGGGAAAGCGCCGACCAGCGCATGTACGCCATGAAACGCCAGCGTTGA